In Ignavibacteriota bacterium, the following are encoded in one genomic region:
- a CDS encoding TRAP transporter large permease subunit: protein MGTWLIAAGFAILALFGAPLFTIIGATAMLAFTAQEIDASAVIVELYRIGSNPTLVAIPLFTFAGYMLAESKAPTRLVNLSRALFGWIPGGLGVVALITCAVFTAFTGASGVTIVALGGLLYPILTNERYGERFSLGLVTTSGSLGLLFPPSLPLILYAVIAKISVDQLFAAGIIPGLILVVALGAYSIRQGIVQRVPRTPFSWREVFIALRATAWEVPLPVLVIGGIYSGLFTATEAAAVTAFYVLVVEVFVYRDIKLFSDVPRVMRESMLLVGAILMIIGTAMGLTNYLVDEEVPMQLFEYTKTFISSPVLFLIVLNMFLIVVGMMMDIFSAIIVVVPLVVPIASAYGINPVHLGIIFLANLEIGYLTPPVGLNLFISSLRFHTPVFTVVRSVIPFTIILLLALLLITYVPELSLFLVQALGVR, encoded by the coding sequence ATGGGTACCTGGCTGATCGCTGCTGGCTTCGCCATTCTTGCGCTCTTCGGGGCGCCGCTGTTCACCATCATCGGTGCAACGGCGATGCTTGCCTTCACCGCGCAGGAGATCGATGCTTCCGCGGTGATCGTGGAATTGTACCGCATCGGCAGCAACCCCACGCTCGTTGCCATTCCTCTCTTCACCTTCGCCGGCTATATGCTGGCGGAGAGCAAGGCGCCCACGCGCCTTGTGAATCTCTCCCGTGCACTGTTCGGCTGGATCCCCGGCGGACTCGGTGTTGTTGCGCTCATCACGTGCGCGGTGTTCACGGCGTTCACCGGCGCCTCCGGCGTGACCATCGTTGCGCTGGGCGGGCTCCTGTATCCGATCCTCACCAATGAGCGGTATGGCGAGCGGTTCTCGCTCGGACTCGTCACCACCTCCGGAAGCCTGGGGCTGTTGTTCCCGCCGAGCCTCCCGCTGATCCTGTATGCCGTGATCGCGAAGATCAGTGTGGATCAGCTCTTCGCGGCCGGTATCATTCCGGGTCTCATTCTGGTGGTCGCACTGGGGGCCTACAGCATCCGGCAGGGAATCGTCCAACGCGTGCCGCGGACCCCGTTCTCCTGGCGCGAGGTGTTCATTGCGCTGAGGGCCACCGCCTGGGAGGTCCCGCTTCCGGTCCTTGTCATCGGCGGCATCTACTCCGGCCTGTTCACGGCCACGGAAGCCGCTGCCGTGACCGCGTTCTACGTGCTTGTCGTGGAAGTGTTCGTGTACAGAGACATCAAGCTCTTCTCGGACGTGCCGCGCGTCATGCGCGAGAGCATGCTGCTGGTCGGCGCGATCCTGATGATCATCGGCACCGCCATGGGGCTGACGAATTATCTGGTGGACGAAGAAGTGCCGATGCAGCTCTTCGAATACACCAAGACCTTCATCAGCAGTCCGGTGCTGTTCCTTATCGTCCTGAATATGTTCCTCATCGTGGTCGGCATGATGATGGATATCTTCTCGGCCATCATCGTGGTGGTGCCGCTGGTCGTCCCGATCGCCAGCGCGTACGGGATCAATCCGGTCCATCTCGGGATCATCTTCCTGGCGAACCTGGAGATCGGGTACCTGACGCCGCCGGTCGGCCTGAACCTGTTCATTTCGAGCCTCCGGTTCCACACACCGGTCTTCACGGTGGTGCGGTCGGTGATACCGTTCACGATCATCCTTCTTCTGGCCCTGCTCCTCATCACGTACGTGCCGGAGCTCAGTCTGTTCCTGGTACAGGCACTCGGCGTGCGATGA
- a CDS encoding family 10 glycosylhydrolase, translating into MVLFRHTAVLILLAVLPAGAFSASNSRPIAPPKTELRAIWVTTAAGLDWPHSTDRRQQQQSLRTIVLTAKEMGFNTIFFQVRPRGDTYFRSKFEPWADRLTGTIGKDPGWDPLAMLLAVAHAEGMDVHAWVNVFKIRGPNPVGESTPRHPSRALAAWCVEDAGEIWLDPGRPEVRTYLLNVVMDLVRSYDIDGLNFDFIRYPGHRFDDAETYARYGKGMALNDWRRANITAFVRDAYKQATAAKPRLRVGSSPLGVYRSDANGDRRGSYYWVFQDSYGWLKEGIHDYVSPQIYWMNEPWNREPPFHRVVKDWKGLTGGRHVYPGIAAYRPEIQKDLGAYIDTVRSSELHGQVFFRWENMIEPGARTNRYRMPANIPAMPWKDPVPPMPVTDLAVEEPSPGIYRLRWTMPPPADDGDTAAYYNVYRWTNAQIPMHLPESRIAITRPGTHSLVDSTHSDGKSRYYYAVTAFDRSHNESAPSPVICSVTEQVMGPALAPLPPTPPKPVTLGVTIEHSTGRPTLVQYSIPERTRVAVDIIRRREGIPDTLQSMLVRAVQDGGTYSVSLDGIPLDPGAYTIRLTTSEKSIEQQIRVGQ; encoded by the coding sequence ATGGTGCTTTTCCGACATACCGCTGTCCTGATCCTCCTGGCCGTCCTCCCCGCGGGCGCATTCTCCGCATCCAATTCCCGTCCCATCGCCCCCCCGAAGACCGAACTGCGCGCGATCTGGGTGACCACGGCCGCAGGGCTGGACTGGCCCCACTCCACCGACCGGCGCCAGCAACAGCAGTCGCTCCGCACCATCGTGCTCACCGCCAAAGAGATGGGGTTCAACACGATCTTCTTCCAGGTGCGCCCCCGCGGCGATACCTACTTCCGTTCAAAATTCGAGCCGTGGGCCGATCGCCTGACAGGCACGATCGGTAAAGACCCCGGATGGGATCCACTCGCGATGCTCCTCGCCGTGGCCCATGCCGAAGGCATGGACGTCCACGCCTGGGTCAACGTCTTCAAGATCCGCGGCCCCAACCCGGTCGGCGAAAGCACTCCCCGCCACCCATCACGCGCACTGGCTGCATGGTGCGTGGAGGATGCCGGCGAGATCTGGCTCGACCCCGGACGCCCCGAAGTGCGCACGTATCTTCTCAACGTCGTGATGGACCTCGTGCGTTCCTACGATATCGACGGCCTCAATTTCGATTTCATCCGCTACCCCGGCCATCGGTTCGACGACGCGGAGACCTATGCGCGGTATGGCAAGGGCATGGCACTCAACGATTGGCGCCGCGCGAACATCACCGCGTTCGTGCGGGATGCGTACAAGCAGGCGACGGCAGCGAAGCCACGGCTACGCGTCGGTTCCTCGCCCCTCGGCGTGTACCGCAGCGATGCCAACGGCGACCGCCGCGGAAGCTACTACTGGGTGTTCCAGGATTCCTATGGGTGGCTCAAGGAAGGGATCCACGACTATGTGTCGCCGCAGATCTACTGGATGAATGAACCGTGGAACCGCGAACCGCCATTTCACCGTGTGGTGAAGGACTGGAAAGGATTGACCGGCGGGCGCCACGTGTATCCCGGCATCGCTGCCTACCGTCCGGAGATCCAGAAGGACCTCGGCGCATACATCGACACCGTGCGGTCGTCGGAGCTGCACGGACAGGTGTTCTTCCGCTGGGAGAATATGATCGAGCCCGGTGCGCGCACGAACCGCTACCGGATGCCGGCCAACATCCCGGCGATGCCATGGAAGGATCCCGTCCCGCCGATGCCGGTCACGGACCTGGCCGTCGAGGAGCCCTCACCGGGGATCTACCGCCTGCGTTGGACGATGCCCCCGCCTGCCGACGATGGCGATACGGCGGCGTACTACAATGTGTACCGTTGGACGAACGCACAGATCCCGATGCATCTCCCGGAGTCGCGGATCGCGATCACACGCCCCGGGACGCACTCCCTTGTTGACTCGACCCACTCCGATGGGAAGTCGCGGTACTATTACGCCGTCACGGCATTCGACCGCTCTCACAACGAAAGCGCCCCGTCCCCGGTCATTTGCAGCGTCACGGAGCAGGTCATGGGGCCGGCACTCGCACCGCTCCCTCCGACCCCACCCAAACCCGTGACGCTCGGCGTCACGATCGAGCATTCCACGGGACGGCCGACGCTGGTGCAGTATTCGATCCCGGAACGTACACGGGTGGCAGTGGACATCATCCGCCGCCGCGAGGGGATCCCCGATACGCTGCAATCCATGCTCGTCCGCGCGGTGCAGGACGGGGGTACCTACTCCGTCTCGCTCGACGGCATCCCTCTCGATCCGGGCGCCTACACGATCCGGCTCACCACCAGCGAGAAGAGCATCGAGCAGCAGATCCGGGTGGGACAGTAA
- a CDS encoding 2-isopropylmalate synthase (catalyzes the formation of 2-isopropylmalate from acetyl-CoA and 2-oxoisovalerate in leucine biosynthesis), which produces MTTAGGVHARGLSMNDTLKIHDATIGEGEKVPGCAMNPEEKLRIARQIERLCVSTIDAGEPMASGEDFEAVRLIAGTIGQCGVSARCRPIRAHVDRAWEALQGARMPRLCVIVDACGGLPQEEKDRALASVQEGVSAATDHCADVSVHFTQATSFSPEELLQYVYRAVGAGATTIVLADGEGYALPENFGAMFRAVRERLSGAEDVVLGALCRNDLGLAVANSLSAVRSGAREIVCSMHGVGERAGIAPLEEVALAAWVNPGYWGCTTDLHTEELAAASRLVGRMTGMPVPRMKPIVGAGVFHASGQTGSAAHGSTRRLTPGLVGMIEEHTVLGTESDAAALQARYAELGCTLTADDLARVFPLFKQLAEQKHEVLDEDLFALFGGGGDDTENQFHLEMLQVHSGTRLRPEATVEIRRGSERFRETATGDGPVDAAYRAIGKATGISGELTEYLTKAVSGGGDALVEVFVRVRIDGDEFHGRGVSTDVIESSARGYLETLNRALRARRTKS; this is translated from the coding sequence ATGACCACCGCCGGCGGGGTGCATGCGCGGGGGCTCTCCATGAATGATACATTGAAGATCCACGACGCGACGATCGGGGAGGGTGAGAAGGTGCCGGGGTGTGCGATGAACCCGGAGGAGAAGCTGCGCATCGCGCGGCAGATCGAACGGCTGTGTGTGAGCACCATCGATGCGGGTGAGCCCATGGCATCGGGGGAAGATTTTGAGGCGGTCCGCCTTATCGCGGGGACGATCGGGCAGTGCGGTGTGAGTGCGCGCTGCCGGCCCATCCGGGCGCACGTCGACCGTGCGTGGGAGGCGTTGCAGGGCGCGCGCATGCCGCGGCTCTGTGTGATCGTGGATGCGTGCGGAGGACTCCCGCAGGAGGAGAAGGACCGGGCGCTCGCCAGCGTGCAGGAAGGCGTCAGTGCTGCCACCGACCACTGTGCCGATGTGTCGGTCCACTTCACGCAGGCGACATCATTCTCTCCGGAGGAACTGCTGCAGTACGTCTATCGTGCCGTCGGTGCCGGTGCCACGACCATCGTGCTTGCCGACGGCGAGGGGTATGCGCTGCCCGAGAACTTCGGGGCCATGTTCCGTGCCGTGCGTGAACGGCTCTCCGGTGCCGAGGATGTCGTCCTTGGAGCCCTCTGTCGCAACGACCTCGGCCTTGCGGTGGCGAACAGCCTCAGTGCGGTCCGTTCGGGCGCACGCGAGATCGTCTGCAGCATGCATGGGGTCGGGGAACGGGCAGGGATCGCGCCGCTCGAAGAGGTCGCCCTTGCAGCCTGGGTCAATCCGGGGTACTGGGGATGCACCACCGATCTCCATACGGAAGAACTCGCTGCCGCCAGTCGCCTGGTGGGGCGCATGACCGGCATGCCCGTGCCGCGCATGAAGCCGATCGTCGGGGCCGGCGTGTTCCATGCGTCCGGCCAGACGGGGAGCGCGGCGCATGGCTCGACGCGCCGCCTCACCCCCGGACTCGTGGGCATGATAGAAGAGCATACGGTGCTTGGCACGGAGAGCGATGCTGCTGCGTTGCAGGCACGCTATGCGGAGCTGGGTTGCACGCTCACCGCGGACGATCTTGCGCGCGTGTTCCCGCTCTTCAAGCAGCTTGCGGAGCAGAAGCACGAAGTGCTGGACGAGGACCTGTTCGCGCTGTTTGGCGGCGGCGGGGATGACACGGAGAACCAGTTCCACCTGGAGATGCTGCAGGTGCACAGCGGCACACGGTTGCGCCCCGAGGCCACGGTGGAGATCCGTCGGGGGAGTGAGCGGTTCCGGGAAACCGCGACAGGCGACGGCCCGGTGGATGCTGCCTATCGTGCGATCGGGAAGGCGACGGGGATCAGCGGGGAGTTGACCGAATATCTGACGAAAGCGGTGAGTGGTGGTGGCGACGCGCTTGTGGAGGTGTTCGTGCGTGTGCGCATCGACGGCGACGAGTTCCATGGCCGGGGCGTGAGCACCGATGTCATCGAGAGTTCAGCGAGGGGGTATCTGGAGACGTTGAACAGGGCGTTGAGGGCGCGGCGTACGAAGAGTTGA
- a CDS encoding citramalate synthase, which produces MISIYDTTLRDGTQREGISLSCDDKIRIAQRLDDLGVAFIEGGWPGSNPKDVEFFQRAATMKWKHAAIASFGSTCRVGGDPATDPNVIALLDAGTPVCTVVGKTSMLHVREVLRTEPEENLRIIEQSVAYLASRGRRVFYDAEHFFDGYKEDADYALRTVKAAFAGGAEVVILCDTNGGSLPWDIEAVVRTVRAQVSGELGIHCHNDGECAVSNSLAAVRAGATQVQGTINGYGERCGNANLVSVMADLELKLGERCLPEGKLAQLTDISHFVAEIANLAPDEHLPFVGKSAFAHKGGIHVAAMRRTTKSYQHCDPEVVGNQMRIVVSELSGRGNVVAKAEEHGLEGHKEAAISNVLSEIKELESRGFSFESAEASVAMMLKRQNPAYVPLFELVDHVANVEHREGRGTFAEATVKIRVKGELAHTAAEGNGPVNALDRALRKALAPHYPAIERFHLADYKVRILDSHNGTEAITRVLIDMQDGVNRWSTVGASANIIEASWRALVDSVEYGLLVVAPKAEGQ; this is translated from the coding sequence ATGATCAGCATCTATGATACCACGCTTCGGGATGGGACCCAGCGCGAAGGGATCTCATTGTCCTGTGACGACAAGATCCGCATCGCGCAGCGGCTCGACGACCTGGGTGTGGCCTTCATTGAAGGCGGATGGCCCGGCTCGAACCCGAAGGACGTGGAATTCTTTCAGCGTGCAGCCACGATGAAGTGGAAACATGCCGCCATCGCATCGTTCGGCTCCACCTGCCGTGTGGGCGGCGACCCCGCCACGGACCCGAACGTGATCGCACTCCTCGACGCCGGAACGCCGGTCTGCACTGTAGTGGGCAAGACCTCCATGCTCCATGTGCGCGAAGTGCTCCGCACCGAACCGGAAGAGAACCTGCGTATCATCGAACAGAGCGTCGCGTATCTTGCTTCCCGGGGACGGCGGGTCTTCTACGACGCGGAACATTTCTTCGACGGCTACAAGGAAGACGCGGACTATGCCCTCCGCACGGTGAAGGCGGCGTTCGCGGGCGGCGCGGAGGTGGTGATCCTGTGCGACACCAACGGCGGCAGCCTGCCGTGGGACATCGAGGCCGTGGTCCGCACCGTGCGTGCGCAGGTGAGCGGCGAGCTGGGCATCCATTGCCACAACGACGGTGAATGTGCCGTGAGCAACTCGCTCGCCGCGGTGCGCGCCGGTGCAACGCAGGTGCAGGGAACGATCAACGGGTATGGCGAACGGTGCGGCAACGCGAACCTCGTCTCCGTGATGGCAGACCTCGAACTCAAGCTGGGCGAGCGGTGCCTACCCGAAGGAAAGCTCGCGCAGCTCACGGACATCTCGCACTTCGTGGCGGAGATCGCGAACCTCGCGCCGGACGAGCATCTGCCGTTCGTCGGGAAATCCGCCTTCGCCCATAAAGGCGGTATCCATGTTGCGGCGATGCGCCGCACGACGAAGTCGTACCAGCATTGCGACCCCGAGGTGGTGGGGAACCAGATGCGCATCGTCGTCTCCGAGCTCTCCGGCCGCGGCAACGTGGTGGCGAAGGCCGAGGAGCACGGACTGGAAGGGCACAAGGAAGCGGCGATCTCCAACGTGCTGTCCGAGATCAAGGAACTCGAATCGCGCGGCTTCTCGTTCGAATCCGCCGAAGCGTCCGTGGCGATGATGCTGAAGCGCCAGAACCCCGCATATGTCCCGCTCTTTGAACTTGTGGACCATGTCGCGAACGTCGAGCACCGTGAAGGGCGCGGAACGTTCGCCGAGGCGACGGTGAAGATCCGCGTCAAGGGCGAGCTCGCGCATACAGCCGCGGAGGGGAACGGGCCGGTGAACGCCCTCGACCGTGCGTTGCGCAAGGCCCTGGCGCCGCACTATCCGGCGATCGAGCGGTTCCACCTCGCGGACTACAAGGTACGTATCCTGGACAGCCACAACGGCACCGAAGCGATCACGCGCGTGCTCATCGACATGCAGGACGGCGTGAACCGCTGGAGCACCGTGGGGGCGAGCGCGAACATCATCGAAGCGAGCTGGCGTGCGCTCGTGGACAGCGTGGAATACGGGCTGCTTGTGGTCGCGCCGAAGGCGGAAGGCCAATGA